The segment GATTAAAAAATTTATAAAATCCATAATTATTTTCCTAAAAGTTTATTGAGTTTATCTTGAAAATAATTGATAAATTGGCTTTCATTGGAAACTAAACGCCAAACGGTAGCATCTTCTTTAATATTATCTTTTCCCGCCGTAATCGCATTTACAAAAAGCGATGATCCCCCAGCTTTGTATTTTATGACCATATCTCTATTTTCCGGCAATTCGCCGTTAATATCCCTAAAAACAATAGTTCCATTTTTATATTCTTCCGGAAATTTTTCTTTGATTGTTTTCAAGGCGTATTCGCCGACCGTAACGCAAGACCAACATTGCTGGGTGGCGTGAAAATGGACAACTTCAATTTTTTCCGCCGAGATTTTTGCCGTGGACATCGGAAATTCTTCTTGACTCTTTGCCGTTTGATTATCAGCACTTTGCGCTTCCGTCGGCTTGTTGCCGTTTTTTACAAACCAAAATGTTATTCCAACAAGGGCAACTCCAATAATTAAAATGATAATTTTATTTTACATAGTTTTTATTTTACAAAGGCATTAAATAAATACCCTATAATTATTATATTGATAGTAGTTATACCGAAAAAATAGACGAGCAATTTTATTTTCATCACTCTTTTCAAAATCAGAGCTTCCGGCAAAGAAAGACCGACCACCGCCATCATAAAAGCCATGGCCGTACCCAAGGGGATTCCTTTTTCTACCAGCGATTGCATAATTGGGATAACTCCGACGGCATTGGCATACATCGGCACAGCCAATATTGTTGCCAGCGGCACTGCAAACAAATTGTCTGCTGTAATATATTTTTCAAAAAAACCAGCTGGGATGAAACCATGTATCGCCGCCCCGACAGCAATTCCCAAGAGCACATAAGGAGTTATCTTTTTTGTCAGATCAAACCCTTCCTGCCAAAATTTCTTAATTAAAACAGTAAAGGTTTCTTTTTGGTTTTTTATTTCTGTCTTTTGGCTTTTTATCTGCCAAACATAATCGGCCACATATTTTTCTAGTTTTAATTTGCCCAAAATGAAACCGCCAAAAATTCCCAAAAGCATTGCCGATATCACATAAAGAATCATGATTTTCCAACCAAATAATCCAGCAAAAAGAACAACTGCTACTTGGTTCACCAATGGCGAAGTAATTAGAAATGACAAAGTTACGCCAAGCGGGATACCAGCCTCGATGAATCCAATAAACAAAGGAATAGAAGAACAAGAACAAAAAGGAGTAATCGTGCCAAAAATTGAGGCTAGCAAATAATCAACCCCATACCATTTTCGCGAGGCCAGAAAGTCCCGCAGTTTTTCTATTGGCAAGTAATGCCGGAGAATGGCCATAAAATAATTAATGACCAAAAGCAATAATAATATTTTTATCGAGTCGTAAATAAAAAAATTAACCGATGTCCCAAGATGAGCTTCCGGGCTTAAGTTAATAATTTTATAGGTTAGCCAATCGACTAATACTTGTATCGGGTAAAAAATATCCATAATTTTAATTAATAGTTACCGCCACAACTGCAACCTGATTTTTTCTCCGCCACATCAAAATCATTGCCACAGTCGTTGATAATCTTTTTAATTTTTTCTATATCCGAAACCGATCCAGTCATCACTGGTTTACCATTTATTGCCAAAACAGGGCTGGACATTACGCCCATTTCAACAATTTTTTGGATGTCAGTGATATATTCTACTTCTGTTTTAAAATCCAGCTCTTCAACCGCTTGTTTAGTCAGCTCAAATAACTTTTTGCAGGTCGGGCAGCCCGATCCCAAAACTTGAATTTTCATGGTTTTATTTTTCATAGGAATTTAAAAATTTATTTAATAATTCTGAATAACTTTTTATGACTTTTTTATTGATAGAGTAGATGACCTTTAACCCTTCTTGCCGAGATAAAACCAGTCCAAGATCTTTTAATACTTTCAAATGATGAGAAACAAGATTTTGAGCCAAATCTAGGTATTGCCAAATATCACAAACGCATTTTTCGCCGTCCCTCAAAATACAAAGAATTTTTAATCTGTTTTCCTCGGCAACGATTTTTAAAAACTCGGCTGTTTTTAGCAATTCATCGGCAGATTTCTTATTTTTACAACATTTCGATTTCATATTTGAATCAATTTAATTATATCAATACTTATTGATATTGTATTAAATTTAATTTTGGTTGTCAAATTATAATTTTTTTGGTATGCTAAATTCATATTTAGGCGGCANNNNNNNNNNNNNNNNNNNNNNNNNNNNNNNNGTAGTGAAGCATTTCCGCTGTCTTGGTATCAAGACATCAAAGCAAAACAATTTTCAAATCCTTTTAAGAAAAATTTGGCGGGCTGGCATTAAAAAATTGAAAGAAAGTTGTTTTGCTTTGCTCGTCGAAGTTCGGCGGACGGAAACGCGGAGCGGAGTTAATCAAGCATTTTTCGTTCAAAATAGGTTCGAGCTTCGTTCAACAATTGCGATAAAAAAATCTTAACAGAAGTGTTTTTTATAAATTAAAAAGCCGCTTCTCAAATGAGAAACGGCAATAAAATAAAGTTACTTCTTCTTTTTGAATAGTGATGACTCGGGGGGAATCTGACGCTCCTGCTCATATTCCTTAACCCCAAGAACTTCTACTTCAAACCAAGGACGCAACGAATCTGTGAAAACAGACCGCAAAAAAGGAACGTTTAGAAATACATCATTCACAAGATCGATCAAACTTCCAACCCTTCCCTCCAAAAGCTTAATAGTAAATCTAAGATCATGGATACGTTCATCCAAGCATTTTGCCATTGGGCTGAGCTTAATAACCGGTAATTCTACTTGGGCGATACTAAGCCCTCGTCTGCCAAGAGATGCCTGCGTTTCTGCTCTGAAGATATTCCATGCCATAAGCGGAACGAGCAAATCCATATCCTTGTAGATTTTCATCGCAAGGATTGAGCGTAAAACACCGGACGGGTCACCTAGAAAGTGAGGCCTAACTGCAAAGATTCCGGCATTCAAATTAGTGAAGGCTCCAAAGATATGTTGATCACATCTGCTCATTGCATAGCTAATAAAAATATCAACCATCAGCGCTTTGCGGACTTCTTCGTTATCCGTCAAAAAACCTTCAAGCGACTTCTTGTTATCAATATGCAAAATTTTTGGAGTTCCGAGGATGAGATTGTTCGGCAACGTTCGCGCTTTGTCTACAAATTGAGTAAAGTGCCTGGTGTCATACCTGAGCATAGCGGTATTGAAGACAACGATATCAAAGTCATCTTCAAAAATAACTTGAGACAGAAGGCTAAAAGCCCTGCGCATCAACTTATCTCCGCGTCTAAACGGCACCTTAATATCAAAAAAACCGGAATGAAAAGCCAAGTCAGCCATCTCGTCGTCTTCTTCAGAAAACGAAATTGCAGTCAAGGCATTTTTGTATTTTGCTAGGATAGCGCGTCTATATTCACCAACTCGATGAACTGTAGCTTCGGTCGGAAAAAAAAGAAAAACAGGTCTCTTTTGCATCGCACCCTCCGGATCTGCGTTGTAATGAACATCAACATAGAATTTAGCAGAAATTTTAATATTTGTCAAATATTTGATATAAGATATAATATAGAATTAACGTCATATATTTTATATGAAAAAGATAAATTTTTTAACTTCTGACGGAGTAAAGATTGTTGGAAACTGGTTTCCTGTAGAAAATGTAAAAAAATATGCCGTTCTGCTTCATATGAGACCGGCAACAAAAGAGTCCTGGGACGAGTTTGCAAAGAAGCTGGTTGAAGCAGAGATATCCGCTTTGGCGATTGATTTGCGCGGGCATGGCGAAAGCATTAAACAAAATGGGGTAAAAATAGATTACAAAAATTTTCCAGACGGAAGTCATGCTGATTGTAAAAAAGACGTAGATGCAACAATAAATCGGTTAAGAGAAGCAGGAGCTTCTGACGAAGATATAGTACTTATAGGAGGCTCTATTGGCGCTAACCTGGCTATAGACGGGATGTCGCGTTATTCAAAAATAAAAAAAGGAGTGGCGCTTTCGCCTGGTATTGAATTTTTGGGCATATCAACCGAAGATGCAGTGAAAAATTTATCAATAAAACAAAAATTATTTATGGTTGCTTCGGCTGATGATACCTATTCATATGATTCTGTAAAAAAATTGCACGGGTTGAATCCTGATTCAACAGAGATTGAGTTGTATGATACCACAGGGCATGCTACAAAAATGTTTGCTTCCGAGCCGGAGCTGATGGAAAAATTAATAAATTGGTTAAAATAAAAATTAATAAAAAAATATGGAGTTCAATGATTACCAACAAAAATCAAGAAAAACCGCTATTTATCCCGATCTGGGCAACAATCATATCTATCCTACGCTTGGACTAATGGGAGAAGCAGGAGAAATCGCGGAAAAAGTAAAAAAAATAATGCGAGATGACGGCGGACTGATAAGTGAAGAAAAAAAAGAACTTCTTTCAAAAGAGCTGGGAGATGTTTTATGGTATTTAACTCAACTGGCAACAGAATTTAATCTTTCGTTGGATGAAATCGCAAATCAAAATATAGAAAAATTGTATTCCAGAATGGAGCGCAACCAGCTTCACGGATCGGGAGATAATAGATAAATGTTAAATGACGAATAAATAATCATATCACTTACACGCTATGCTAATAGATACCCACGCCCACTTAAACTTTAGTGCATATAAAGATGACCTCGACGAAGTAATAGACAGAACCTTGGAAAACAACACCTGGGTTATTAATGTTGGTTCGCAAAGCACAACCAGCGAACGCGCGGTCGGAATAGCAAATAAATATGAAGAGGGGATTTATGCTGCCGTGGGACTCCACCCGACTCATCTTTTTTCAGTGCATATTGATGAAAGCGAAGTTGATGTAAAATTTAAAAGCAGAGCCGAAGATTGGGATTACGAATTCTATAAAAAACTGGCGCAAGATAAGAAGGTAGTTGCAATTGGAGAAATGGGGTTGGACTACAATTTTATTCCGGATAATGTGGATAGAAAAACCGCAGAAAAAAAACAGCAAGAAGTTTTTCGCAAAGGGTTGGATTTGGCCGATGAGTTGGATTTGCCAATTATTATCCACAACCGCGACGTGCATGATGAAATTATCCCAATCCTAAACGAATATGTTAAAAATGGCAAATTAAAACGGCGGGGCGTAATCCATTGCTATACCGGTGGATGGCAAGACGCTGAAAGATACATGGATTTAGGTTTTTTAATAGGTTTCACGGGAATAATAACTTTTAGCCCGCGCAAAAATAATGAGGCGCAACAAGAAAAAATCCTAGAGGTTGCTCGTAATATTCCTATGGATAAATTTATGATAGAAACCGATTGTCCATATCTTACTCCGGAGCCAAACAGAGGAAAGCGCAATGAACCTCTTTTTGTGCGATATGTTATGGAAAAAATAGCTGAAATAAAAAAAGTTACTTTTGATGAGATAATAAATGTTTCCACAAAAACAGCAAGAGATTTTTTTAAAATTTAAAATTCCTGCCTTTTGGCAGGAATTATTTTTTTGGCAAGAGATCTTTTAAAAGATCTCTTTTCTTTTCCAGAAGCTCTTTTAAATGCGATATCTCTATGTGCCAGGTAAACGAGTTCCTCAGCTGTTGCATTTGTCCGTTTCGGCTCAAAATCCCTACAACTTCTCCATTAAAATTAAAAATCGGGGCTCCGCTCATTCCGGGGAGAGTGTGCATATCCGATCCGGTCATAATAGTGTCCAAACCATCAGACAAAGAGTAAAAGCGCGTATGCATCAAAACGTGACCAAAAGATATCTTATCGCTATAATCCATGAATCCATCCTTATCAAATATTTTACCAAAGTCATTTAGCAACGTCCGTCCGATAGTAAAAATCGGTTCGCCTGATTTTTGCACATTTTTAGCAACTTTTACCGTGCTTCTAAAGCGATGGCCAATGTAGAGAATTGATAAATCATCTTTTTCGGAATTTACTTCAAATAAAACTTCTTTTACAATCGGCCTGCCATGTTCATTAAATCTAATAAATTTTGACGCCACGTTTTTATCTCTTAAAACGTGATAAGCTGTGAGAACCAGCCCTTTCTCATCTATAATTACCCCAGTACCGAAAGTGACAATACTGCCAGATAAATTATTACCATAGACAAAGACTATATTTTTTCTGTTTTCTTCAACTTTTTGAAGCGCGATTTCATGTTTGCAATACACGGTATTTGCTGTGTGCACATATCGCGTTTCTCTAATAATTCTTGTACATCCACAGAAAAATAGGGCTAAACTTACAAGAAAAAGTACATACCTCATGGCGATCTCCTTTTTTGAACGAACTCCTTATTAAACATTACCAAATACCACTAAAAGTAGCAATTTTTTAGGCACTTGATATATTTATAAATATTTGCTAAACTATGAAGCGTTAGTGTATATAAAAAAATATGACAAAAAATAACGGTATGTGGCAGGCGTTATCGCTTGCCGGTCAGCTTGGTTATACAATTGCTGTACCTCTGGTCATATTAGCTTTAATCGGAAGGTTTTTTGATAGAAAATATGACAGTTCGCCATGGTTTTTACTGGGAGGTATTTTTTTATCTTTGATTATTACAAGTATTTGGATTACAAAAAAATCAATGTTAATAATGAGAGATATAACTGAAGATCTAAAAAAAAACAAAACGAAAGTCTCGCAAAGTTAGCAGAAAATAACGAAAAAATTACTCGTAATTCGTAATTAATAAGTCATAATTGGATTATGCACATAAGTTTGGCCGCTGAACCAATGTTTAAAATCGGCAGTTTCATAGTTACAAATACACTTATAATGTCAGTTATTATTTCAATAGGTTTAATAGCGCTTGCTTTGATTTTACAAAAAAAAATGCAAGAAAAACCAAGAGGACTGCAAAACCTTATAGAACTCTTAGTAGAAAAACTTCTAAATTTTATGGAATCCGTAACTCAAGATCGTCGCCAAGCGGTAAAATTTTTTCCAATTGTGGCGACGATCTTTGTTTTTGTAATTCTTTCCAATTGGTTGGAGATCGTACCGGGCTTGGGAACGATTGGTTTAAAAGAAATGGTTCATGGAGAAGCGATCATTATCCCTTTTATTCGGTCTTCATCGGCAGACTTAAATTTAACATTAGCTATTGCTATCATTTCTGTCGTTGCGACGCAAATATTTGGCATCATGGCAATCGGATTTTTCAAGCATTGGGGAAAATTCATTAGTTTTAAGGGTCCAATTGAATTTTTTGTAGGACTATTGGAACTGATATCCGAAGTGGCAAAAATGATTTCTTTTTCATTTCGGTTATTTGGTAATATTTTTGCGGGTGAAGTTCTATTGACAGTTGTGTTATTTTTGGTACCCTATATAGTGCCTTTGCCTTTCCTATTTTTAGAGATATTTGTCGGGTTTGTGCAGGCTTTGGTGTTTGCAATGCTTACATTAGTATTTTTGAAAATGGCAACAGTTTCTCATGATGAGCAACATTAATAGTGCGTTTCTCTACGCAGGTTAAAGATATATTATTTAACCCTGTGGAGAAATACATTAATAATTAATTATATCCGAAGGCCGACGTTAAAAATCAAACTACCGTCGAATGCAGTAGGATAAAAGCGTATGGAAAACGAAGTGGTACAGCAAGCAGCCGGTTTGAGCCTTGAGGCTATAAAATCCATGGCAGCGGCATTTACAATCACCATTGGCGCATTTGCGCCAGCTTTGGCAATTGGTAAATTAGCGGCAAAAGCTATGGAAGCCATCGGCAGAAATCCGGAAGCTGCTCCAAAAATCCAAACAGCAATGATTTTATCAATTGCGTTTGCGGAAGCTATCGCGATTTATGCATTGGTTATCGCTTTGATAATCAAATTTGTTTAAGGTAAGACTCTCGGCGGCAAATTTTGCCGCCCCAAGCTTTGACTTAAATAACTATATAATATATGGAAAGTTTACTAGACAAATTAGGCGTTGATTGGAAGCTTTTATTAGCTCAAGCCATTAACTTTTTAATTCTTTTGGCTATTTTATATAAATTTTTATACAAGCCGGTTTTAAAAACTTTGCACGATAGAGAAGAAAAAATTGATAACAGTCTAAAACAGGCTGAGAGAATAGAAGAAAACTTATTCAAAAGTGAGGCTGAGAAAGCAAAGATCATCGCAGAAGCCAGGAATGAAGCGGGGAGAATTATTGCCGAAGGAAAAGATACTTCCGATAAAATGCGGGACGAGCTTGTTAATACGGCAAAAATTGAAGCTACGAATGCCTTAGAACAAGGTAAAAAACAATTGGCTATAGAAAAAGAACAGATGTTTAAAGAATTGAAAGGCGAAGTTGCCGATATGGTCACAGTAGCAACAGAAAAAATATTACGTAATAAAATAGATGGAAATTTGGACAAAAAAACTATTGAAGAAAACATAAAGGAATTATAAATATGAAGAATGGTGATAAAATTTACGCTATTGCGCTTTATGAGGCGCTTCTAGGAAAAACCGGTATAGAAAATATTATCAATAATTTTTTAAAACTTTTAAAAGAAAAATCACAGCTTCATAGGATGGATAAAATAATTGTAGAATTTGAAAAAATATATAATGAAAAGAATAATATCGCAAAATTGAAAATAAAAAGCGCTTTTCCGTTAGATAGCCAGGTTGTGGATAAAATTGCAGAGGCTCTCAAACTAAAGAAATATGAATTGGAAACATCTATTGATAAAGAGCTTATTGGCGGATTTGTAGCCAAATATGGGGATACTTTAATCGATACAAGTATAAAAAATAACTTAAAAGAGTTGCATAATAAATTAATAAAATAAACATATGGATAAAAATGTAATTATTGATCAAATAAAAAAACAATTAGAAGATTTTAAGCCTTCGGCAGAAAGTCAAAAAATCGGTAACGTTTTGGAAGTTGCCGACGGCATTGTGCGTTTAGACGGACTTTCAGACTGTATGATGCAAGAAATGATTGATTTCGGAAACGATATCTATGGAGTGGTGCTAAACTTGGAAGATGGTGTTATTGGCGCAATGATTTTGGGTGATTTTGAACACATCAAAGAAGGGGATACGGCAAAAACAACCGGAAAAATTTTATCAGTACCAGTAGGCGAAGCGCTTATCGGAAGAGTTGTAAATCCATTGGGGGTACCTTTAGACGAAAAAGGAAAGATAGAAAGCGATAAATTTTATCCTGTAGAAAAAATTGCTCCAGGCGTTATCAGCCGTAAATCAGTAGATACACCCGTTCAAACAGGCATTAAAGCTATTGATGCTATGATACCGATTGGCAGAGGTCAGCGTGAACTTATTATCGGCGACCGCCAGACAGGAAAAACCGCTATTGCTATTGATGCGATTATCAATCAAAAAGGCAAGGATATGATTTGTATTTATGTAGCAATCGGCCAAAAAGAATCAAAAGTAGCGCGAATTAAGGCAAAATTGGAAGAAGTTGGCGCAATGGAACATACAATTATTGTTGTAGCTGGAGCATCAGATCCAGCATCTCTTTCATATATCGCGCCTTATTCCGGATGCGCTATGGGAGAATATTTTATGGATCAAGGAAAAGATGTGCTTGTTATTTATGATGATTTATCAAAGCAAGCCTGGGCATACCGCGAAATTTCGCTTTTACTTCGCCGTCCACCAGGACGTGAAGCATATCCTGGAGATGTATTCTATCTTCATTCACGTCTTTTAGAACGAGCTGCTAAACTTTCTGACGCAGAAGGCGGTGGCTCATTAACAGCGTTGCCTATTATAGAAACACAGGAAGGCGATGTATCGGCATATATTCCAACAAATGTTATTTCCATTACAGATGGACAAATTTATCTTGAAGGCGATTTATTTTACAAAGGTATCCGTCCGGCTCTAAATGTTGGGCTATCTGTCTCTCGTGTTGGTTCTGCAGCCCAAATAAAAGCCATGAAGCAGGTTGCCGGAAAATTACGTCTAACTCTTGCTCAGTTTAGAGAACTTGAAGCATTTGCACAATTCTCTAGCGACTTGGATGAAGCAACAAAACAACAAATTGAACGCGGAAGAAGAACAACAGAAATTTTGAAACAAGGACAATATG is part of the Parcubacteria group bacterium CG10_big_fil_rev_8_21_14_0_10_36_14 genome and harbors:
- a CDS encoding F0F1 ATP synthase subunit alpha is translated as MDKNVIIDQIKKQLEDFKPSAESQKIGNVLEVADGIVRLDGLSDCMMQEMIDFGNDIYGVVLNLEDGVIGAMILGDFEHIKEGDTAKTTGKILSVPVGEALIGRVVNPLGVPLDEKGKIESDKFYPVEKIAPGVISRKSVDTPVQTGIKAIDAMIPIGRGQRELIIGDRQTGKTAIAIDAIINQKGKDMICIYVAIGQKESKVARIKAKLEEVGAMEHTIIVVAGASDPASLSYIAPYSGCAMGEYFMDQGKDVLVIYDDLSKQAWAYREISLLLRRPPGREAYPGDVFYLHSRLLERAAKLSDAEGGGSLTALPIIETQEGDVSAYIPTNVISITDGQIYLEGDLFYKGIRPALNVGLSVSRVGSAAQIKAMKQVAGKLRLTLAQFRELEAFAQFSSDLDEATKQQIERGRRTTEILKQGQYEPMSVENQVAIIYATINGFLDDVEIERVGEWERKFHEFLNMQRGQLLEKIRTEKALSQELEAELKQAIEDFKRTI
- the atpH gene encoding ATP synthase F1 subunit delta; the protein is MKNGDKIYAIALYEALLGKTGIENIINNFLKLLKEKSQLHRMDKIIVEFEKIYNEKNNIAKLKIKSAFPLDSQVVDKIAEALKLKKYELETSIDKELIGGFVAKYGDTLIDTSIKNNLKELHNKLIK
- the atpE gene encoding ATP synthase F0 subunit C, which produces MAAAFTITIGAFAPALAIGKLAAKAMEAIGRNPEAAPKIQTAMILSIAFAEAIAIYALVIALIIKFV
- the atpF gene encoding ATP synthase F0 subunit B encodes the protein MESLLDKLGVDWKLLLAQAINFLILLAILYKFLYKPVLKTLHDREEKIDNSLKQAERIEENLFKSEAEKAKIIAEARNEAGRIIAEGKDTSDKMRDELVNTAKIEATNALEQGKKQLAIEKEQMFKELKGEVADMVTVATEKILRNKIDGNLDKKTIEENIKEL
- a CDS encoding hydrolase TatD yields the protein MLIDTHAHLNFSAYKDDLDEVIDRTLENNTWVINVGSQSTTSERAVGIANKYEEGIYAAVGLHPTHLFSVHIDESEVDVKFKSRAEDWDYEFYKKLAQDKKVVAIGEMGLDYNFIPDNVDRKTAEKKQQEVFRKGLDLADELDLPIIIHNRDVHDEIIPILNEYVKNGKLKRRGVIHCYTGGWQDAERYMDLGFLIGFTGIITFSPRKNNEAQQEKILEVARNIPMDKFMIETDCPYLTPEPNRGKRNEPLFVRYVMEKIAEIKKVTFDEIINVSTKTARDFFKI
- a CDS encoding permease, encoding MDIFYPIQVLVDWLTYKIINLSPEAHLGTSVNFFIYDSIKILLLLLVINYFMAILRHYLPIEKLRDFLASRKWYGVDYLLASIFGTITPFCSCSSIPLFIGFIEAGIPLGVTLSFLITSPLVNQVAVVLFAGLFGWKIMILYVISAMLLGIFGGFILGKLKLEKYVADYVWQIKSQKTEIKNQKETFTVLIKKFWQEGFDLTKKITPYVLLGIAVGAAIHGFIPAGFFEKYITADNLFAVPLATILAVPMYANAVGVIPIMQSLVEKGIPLGTAMAFMMAVVGLSLPEALILKRVMKIKLLVYFFGITTINIIIIGYLFNAFVK
- a CDS encoding transcriptional regulator, encoding MKSKCCKNKKSADELLKTAEFLKIVAEENRLKILCILRDGEKCVCDIWQYLDLAQNLVSHHLKVLKDLGLVLSRQEGLKVIYSINKKVIKSYSELLNKFLNSYEK
- a CDS encoding thioredoxin family protein, whose protein sequence is MKNKTMKIQVLGSGCPTCKKLFELTKQAVEELDFKTEVEYITDIQKIVEMGVMSSPVLAINGKPVMTGSVSDIEKIKKIINDCGNDFDVAEKKSGCSCGGNY
- the atpB gene encoding ATP synthase F0 subunit A; this translates as MHISLAAEPMFKIGSFIVTNTLIMSVIISIGLIALALILQKKMQEKPRGLQNLIELLVEKLLNFMESVTQDRRQAVKFFPIVATIFVFVILSNWLEIVPGLGTIGLKEMVHGEAIIIPFIRSSSADLNLTLAIAIISVVATQIFGIMAIGFFKHWGKFISFKGPIEFFVGLLELISEVAKMISFSFRLFGNIFAGEVLLTVVLFLVPYIVPLPFLFLEIFVGFVQALVFAMLTLVFLKMATVSHDEQH